A stretch of the Clostridiales bacterium genome encodes the following:
- a CDS encoding GNAT family N-acetyltransferase: MLINGIEYELKPLEEGDEDLIEGKVGEYDHSVALPVPGAEEETLYFKITDGDGRIIAGCILAIDTWKVADLDILWVDEKYRRKGLGSALIKEAERTAREKGCDLMTLGTFDFQARPLYEKHGYKLCGVIEDWPKGHCNYSLSKRLDLPSKEYVLSRPEEIMECEIHAGTKEDGDVILKGLGDYNDAQYPSGDDNDEQLGRKITDENGNIIAGYIAGYSPWGNAYVDIWIDEPHRNKGLGEYFLKKAEQDTKEKGALFMLLGTFDWQRDYFVKHGYKICTRTEDDPKGHSYSILTKDLY; this comes from the coding sequence ATGCTTATTAACGGAATAGAGTACGAACTGAAGCCCCTGGAAGAGGGTGACGAAGACCTTATAGAAGGCAAGGTCGGCGAATACGATCACTCCGTGGCGCTGCCCGTTCCGGGAGCAGAGGAGGAAACGTTGTATTTCAAGATCACAGACGGCGACGGCAGGATAATCGCCGGATGCATACTGGCAATAGACACGTGGAAGGTTGCCGATCTGGACATACTGTGGGTGGATGAAAAGTACCGCAGGAAGGGCCTGGGCTCCGCTCTTATCAAAGAAGCTGAGCGCACTGCAAGAGAAAAGGGCTGTGATCTTATGACCCTTGGCACATTTGACTTTCAGGCAAGGCCGCTGTACGAGAAACACGGTTACAAGCTTTGCGGTGTGATAGAGGACTGGCCGAAGGGGCATTGCAATTATTCGCTGTCGAAGCGTCTGGATCTTCCTTCGAAGGAATATGTCCTGTCAAGGCCGGAAGAAATAATGGAGTGCGAGATCCATGCCGGAACTAAGGAAGACGGAGATGTCATCCTTAAAGGGCTGGGAGATTACAATGATGCCCAGTATCCAAGCGGGGACGATAACGACGAGCAGCTTGGGAGAAAGATCACCGATGAAAACGGGAACATAATCGCCGGGTATATCGCAGGCTACAGCCCATGGGGCAACGCATATGTCGATATCTGGATAGACGAACCGCACAGGAATAAGGGACTCGGCGAATACTTCCTTAAAAAGGCCGAACAGGACACGAAGGAGAAGGGCGCATTGTTCATGCTGCTCGGTACGTTCGACTGGCAGAGAGACTACTTCGTAAAGCACGGGTACAAGATCTGCACCAGAACAGAGGACGATCCGAAGGGACACAGCTACAGCATACTGACTAAGGACCTTTATTAG
- a CDS encoding QueT transporter family protein produces the protein MKKSSTQFVVYGGLIAALYVVLTLVSQLFGLASGVIQVRLSESLCMLPCLTSAAVPGLSIGCLIANFIMGSPWQDVVFGTLATVIGAVGTWMMRKKAPQWSWIPPVLSNAIIVPIVLIYAYHVPDAWWFLVLTVGAGELIACGLIGIYVYPVAQKALGIQKVQPQ, from the coding sequence ATGAAAAAGAGTTCCACCCAGTTCGTTGTCTATGGCGGTCTGATTGCCGCACTGTATGTGGTATTAACCCTGGTTTCACAATTGTTCGGTCTCGCTAGCGGTGTGATTCAGGTCCGTCTTTCCGAATCCCTGTGTATGCTGCCCTGCCTTACATCAGCCGCTGTTCCGGGTCTCAGTATCGGATGCCTGATTGCCAATTTCATTATGGGAAGTCCCTGGCAGGACGTTGTCTTTGGAACACTCGCAACCGTAATCGGAGCTGTCGGAACATGGATGATGCGAAAAAAGGCCCCGCAGTGGTCCTGGATCCCGCCGGTTCTCAGCAATGCGATTATTGTTCCGATCGTGCTGATCTATGCTTATCATGTACCGGATGCATGGTGGTTCCTGGTACTGACAGTCGGGGCCGGTGAGCTGATCGCATGCGGACTGATCGGAATATATGTTTATCCTGTCGCACAAAAAGCCCTTGGTATTCAAAAGGTTCAACCACAATGA
- a CDS encoding GntR family transcriptional regulator, whose translation MSKLLNVSSSPLYHQLKQRIAEDIEKGNYPVGSRIPPEHELENIYQVSRVTVRRALAELTADGMLERKQGKGTFVSEPVLSRDMKSIHSFHDSCRKSGKRAGTRVIRITEKPADSADCEELGLSPGEHVIETIRVWRADGIPVALETNHFPMTYAYLENENLNGSLYQVLRQYGIEPDQATHEISLVFADDTDASLLDIRAGDPLIRLREVVYDQKGRPLHNSIQLICGDRYITYI comes from the coding sequence TTGAGCAAGCTCCTGAACGTCAGTTCCAGTCCGCTCTATCATCAACTGAAACAACGGATTGCCGAAGATATTGAAAAAGGAAATTATCCCGTCGGCAGCCGCATTCCTCCCGAGCATGAGCTGGAAAACATTTACCAGGTCAGCCGGGTAACTGTACGCCGGGCCCTGGCTGAGCTGACGGCAGACGGAATGCTGGAACGCAAGCAGGGAAAAGGCACTTTTGTGTCTGAACCGGTACTGAGCCGCGATATGAAAAGTATCCACAGTTTTCATGATTCCTGCCGGAAAAGCGGCAAACGGGCCGGGACACGCGTAATCCGGATTACGGAAAAGCCAGCAGACTCCGCCGATTGTGAAGAGCTGGGCCTTTCACCCGGGGAGCATGTTATTGAAACCATCCGCGTCTGGCGTGCAGACGGAATTCCAGTCGCACTTGAAACCAACCATTTCCCAATGACCTATGCCTATCTTGAAAATGAAAACCTGAACGGCAGCCTATATCAGGTCCTGCGGCAGTACGGTATTGAACCGGATCAGGCAACCCACGAAATATCCCTGGTTTTCGCAGATGATACCGATGCTTCACTGCTTGACATCCGAGCCGGAGACCCATTGATCCGACTGAGGGAAGTTGTGTATGACCAGAAGGGAAGACCTCTCCACAACAGTATCCAGCTGATATGCGGCGACCGTTACATTACCTATATCTGA
- a CDS encoding diaminopimelate epimerase, giving the protein MRFTKMQGLGNDYVYINCFEEKVQDPSALSIRVSNRHFGIGSDGLVLIKPCETADFEMKMYNADGSEAEMCGNASRCIGKYVYDRGLCRKTEITLKTGAGIKRLIIRDENGKAASVRVDMGRPEIGPMNEMLSVCGKTYSFTRVSMGNPHAVIFVDDADHFDVHTIGKMIECHPLFPNRTNVEFATVIDPGCVRMRVWERGSGETLACGTGACATLAAAAISGRTEKKAVLKLNGGNLLIEWKDGIVYQEGPAEFVFDGELPD; this is encoded by the coding sequence ATGAGATTTACCAAAATGCAGGGGCTCGGCAATGATTACGTATATATAAACTGTTTTGAAGAAAAGGTACAGGATCCTTCCGCCCTTTCCATTCGGGTGAGTAATCGTCACTTTGGAATCGGAAGTGACGGCCTGGTCCTGATCAAACCATGTGAAACCGCTGATTTTGAAATGAAAATGTACAACGCTGACGGGAGCGAAGCGGAGATGTGCGGAAATGCTTCGCGCTGTATCGGAAAATACGTGTATGACCGCGGCCTGTGCCGCAAAACAGAAATCACCCTGAAAACCGGCGCCGGTATCAAACGCCTGATCATCCGGGATGAAAACGGAAAAGCCGCATCCGTACGGGTTGATATGGGCCGGCCTGAAATCGGTCCGATGAATGAAATGCTTTCCGTCTGCGGAAAAACCTATTCATTTACCCGGGTCAGTATGGGAAATCCCCATGCAGTTATATTTGTTGATGATGCAGACCATTTCGATGTGCATACCATCGGAAAGATGATTGAATGTCATCCGCTGTTTCCGAACCGTACCAATGTGGAATTCGCCACTGTGATTGATCCCGGTTGTGTCCGGATGCGTGTCTGGGAGCGGGGGAGCGGTGAAACACTGGCATGCGGGACCGGCGCATGCGCAACACTGGCCGCTGCGGCTATCAGTGGACGGACCGAAAAAAAGGCCGTTCTGAAACTGAACGGCGGGAATCTTCTGATTGAATGGAAAGACGGAATTGTATACCAGGAAGGCCCGGCTGAATTTGTATTTGACGGAGAGCTTCCTGATTAA
- a CDS encoding peptidoglycan-binding protein, with product MEFRKRVGLFLLAVSCLFSSAGLCEDIRLDPVWPVPDYVTHLLEIASGEVGYTEKEHGWTKYGDWAGDPYCQWCAEFQCWCVNQVDEQYGTSLLNVVYPRYSGSNSGRNWFISNGRYVIRKGQVDGWGYEWLKGQDSFISSGDYIPQPGDWVFFTWTSDTDTDHVALVEYCTRNTEDGSVRIHVIEGNKPSAVARDEYDLNYSRILGYGTVHDVADITMQYGCKGKKVLELQEKLAYLGLLADEHVTGSFGTATAESVRLFQQDPDNHLKVSGIANFSTQKRLNELYEEKRDMDPNTWQVIDSDDD from the coding sequence ATGGAGTTCCGCAAAAGGGTGGGTTTATTCCTCCTGGCTGTATCCTGCCTGTTTTCTTCTGCGGGCCTTTGCGAGGATATCAGACTGGACCCGGTTTGGCCGGTGCCGGATTATGTTACCCATTTGCTGGAAATCGCTTCAGGAGAAGTGGGATATACGGAAAAAGAACACGGATGGACAAAATATGGTGACTGGGCCGGAGATCCGTATTGCCAGTGGTGTGCGGAATTTCAGTGCTGGTGTGTGAATCAGGTGGATGAACAATACGGTACTTCCCTCCTGAATGTGGTTTATCCGCGCTATTCCGGATCAAATTCCGGCAGGAACTGGTTTATATCAAACGGCAGGTATGTCATTCGAAAGGGACAGGTGGACGGCTGGGGATATGAATGGCTGAAGGGACAGGATTCATTTATTTCATCCGGGGATTATATCCCGCAGCCGGGAGACTGGGTTTTTTTTACCTGGACCAGCGATACAGATACCGATCATGTTGCGCTGGTGGAATACTGCACAAGAAATACAGAAGATGGATCTGTCAGGATCCATGTGATCGAAGGAAACAAGCCGTCCGCTGTTGCACGGGATGAATATGACCTGAACTATTCACGCATTCTTGGATATGGAACTGTGCACGATGTGGCGGACATTACAATGCAATATGGCTGTAAAGGGAAAAAGGTCCTGGAACTGCAGGAAAAACTCGCATACCTTGGATTGCTTGCAGATGAACATGTTACCGGATCATTTGGAACAGCCACAGCGGAATCCGTACGACTGTTTCAGCAGGATCCGGATAATCACCTGAAAGTTTCCGGAATTGCCAATTTTTCCACGCAGAAAAGACTGAATGAATTGTATGAAGAAAAACGGGACATGGATCCGAATACCTGGCAGGTTATCGATTCAGACGATGACTGA
- the rplL gene encoding 50S ribosomal protein L7/L12, producing the protein MTNQEILEAIESMSLLQVKELVDELKEKFGVTGAIAVAGGPAAGAAAAAAEEEKTEFDVVLKDAGSEKIKVIKVVREVISGLGLKEAKDIVESAPKTIKEGASKEEAEKIAEQFKAVGATVEIK; encoded by the coding sequence ATGACGAATCAGGAAATTCTCGAAGCAATTGAGAGCATGTCTCTGCTTCAGGTTAAGGAACTCGTTGACGAACTGAAGGAAAAGTTCGGTGTGACCGGCGCGATCGCGGTTGCGGGTGGCCCTGCTGCCGGTGCTGCTGCCGCTGCTGCTGAAGAAGAAAAGACCGAATTCGACGTCGTCCTGAAGGATGCCGGCTCTGAAAAGATCAAGGTCATCAAGGTTGTCCGTGAAGTGATTTCCGGCCTGGGCCTGAAGGAAGCGAAAGACATCGTTGAGTCCGCTCCCAAGACCATCAAGGAAGGCGCTTCCAAGGAAGAAGCCGAAAAGATCGCTGAGCAGTTCAAGGCTGTCGGTGCGACCGTCGAAATCAAATAA
- a CDS encoding 50S ribosomal protein L10 — MSSNLEMKKQVVSEIVEKLKNAESMVICSYSGLTVEQVTELRKQCRENDVHYCVLKNRLVARAVKELNIEGLDALLEGPNAFVFGEKDVTAAPKIINSFIEKNKLTSLEIKGGLIGNEAADVKMIKELAATPSKEELLATIVGCLISPVSALVSVLEQIAEKKEAA, encoded by the coding sequence ATGAGCAGTAATCTTGAGATGAAGAAACAGGTCGTTTCTGAAATCGTTGAGAAGCTGAAGAACGCCGAATCGATGGTGATTTGTTCCTACAGCGGACTGACAGTTGAACAGGTGACCGAACTCCGGAAACAGTGCCGTGAAAATGATGTGCATTACTGTGTTCTGAAGAACCGCCTGGTTGCCCGTGCCGTAAAGGAACTGAACATCGAAGGGCTGGATGCGCTTCTCGAAGGCCCGAATGCTTTTGTGTTCGGTGAAAAGGACGTTACCGCAGCACCTAAAATCATTAACAGCTTCATTGAGAAGAACAAGCTGACCTCTCTGGAAATCAAGGGCGGCCTGATCGGTAATGAAGCAGCGGATGTGAAGATGATCAAGGAGCTGGCTGCGACGCCCAGCAAGGAAGAACTGCTGGCCACAATCGTTGGCTGCCTGATCTCCCCTGTTTCCGCGCTGGTTTCCGTGCTCGAGCAGATCGCCGAGAAAAAGGAAGCTGCCTAA
- a CDS encoding peptidoglycan-binding protein, whose product MKNRFGAILGTILLFSMLAVSAVADTGVVNTSSLNIRESASSKSDVIKVVKEGTKVEIKGTSGSWYKVSVGGKTGYAAKKYLTVSSDKKSSSDKKTSSSSSDSGKKQSSSDGTCKKGDKGDAVKKVQKRLKELGYFTASVDGDFGDATKKAVKSFQKNNGLTNDGVVGKKTLEKLNSSKAKKASSSGTDNQKEELKTEKLDWFNGGSKKIPKGATFKVKDIKTGKVFTVKRWSGYNHIDAEPLTSSDTSKMKSIYGHWSWKRRAVLVKYNGHVYAASMNGMPHGTQTIADNKFDGHFCIHFSGSKTHGSGKVDKTHQNCVKEALKHTW is encoded by the coding sequence ATGAAGAATCGGTTTGGAGCCATTCTGGGGACAATTCTCCTTTTCTCCATGCTTGCAGTTTCAGCCGTTGCAGATACAGGCGTTGTAAATACAAGTTCCCTGAATATCCGGGAATCTGCCTCCTCGAAAAGTGATGTGATTAAAGTCGTAAAGGAAGGCACAAAAGTCGAAATCAAGGGAACCAGCGGAAGCTGGTATAAGGTTTCTGTAGGCGGAAAAACCGGATATGCGGCAAAAAAATATCTCACTGTTTCTTCCGATAAGAAAAGTTCTTCTGATAAAAAAACATCATCATCTTCTTCAGATTCCGGAAAGAAACAGTCTTCTTCGGATGGAACCTGCAAAAAGGGAGATAAGGGTGATGCGGTAAAAAAGGTCCAGAAACGTCTGAAGGAACTGGGATATTTTACGGCTTCCGTGGACGGGGACTTTGGAGATGCGACCAAAAAAGCAGTAAAAAGCTTCCAGAAAAACAACGGACTGACAAATGACGGTGTTGTCGGAAAAAAGACCCTGGAAAAACTCAATAGTTCAAAAGCGAAAAAAGCATCCTCTTCCGGGACAGATAACCAGAAAGAGGAACTGAAGACTGAAAAACTGGATTGGTTTAACGGCGGATCAAAAAAAATTCCCAAAGGGGCAACCTTTAAGGTGAAAGATATAAAAACAGGGAAAGTTTTTACCGTGAAACGCTGGAGCGGATATAATCACATCGATGCAGAACCGCTGACTTCATCCGATACTTCAAAAATGAAGTCCATTTACGGACACTGGAGCTGGAAGCGCCGTGCTGTTCTGGTAAAATACAACGGCCATGTATATGCGGCATCCATGAACGGTATGCCTCATGGTACTCAAACAATTGCAGACAATAAATTTGATGGACATTTCTGCATTCACTTCAGCGGAAGTAAAACGCATGGTTCGGGAAAAGTGGATAAAACACACCAGAACTGTGTAAAGGAAGCACTTAAACATACCTGGTAA
- a CDS encoding histidine--tRNA ligase, producing the protein MLTQAPKGTKDVLPTESYRWHYIEEKMRKAAELSGYREVRTPVFEHTELFLRGVGDTTDIVQKEMYTFQDKGERSVTLKPEGTAGAVRCFLESNLYAEALPCKMYYLNAPIFRYENPQSGRLREHHQFGLECFGAKEPTADAELILLAYHLLQDLGISNLSVNINSIGCPNCRPEYHRVLKEYLQSRKDCLCDTCRGRMDRNPLRILDCKEKKCQEITKDAPSMLDMLCDDCRVHFEELQKCLSEADIPYRINSRIVRGLDYYTKTVFELITSTPDGNLTVCGGGRYDNLVSQIGGPDLPAVGFGMGIERVLMLMDSEGISIPEPERYDLFVTYMGNNRMKAFSLVQKLRRDGFKADMDHCGRSLKAQFKFANKTGTKWTGVIGDDEAASDSVKLKNMSTGEETTVPAAQAEIILRQNK; encoded by the coding sequence ATGCTGACCCAAGCACCCAAAGGAACAAAAGACGTATTGCCCACTGAAAGCTACCGGTGGCATTATATTGAGGAGAAAATGCGCAAAGCCGCGGAGTTATCCGGATACCGCGAAGTGCGTACGCCTGTATTTGAACATACTGAACTGTTTCTTCGCGGTGTCGGCGATACAACGGATATCGTGCAAAAGGAGATGTATACGTTCCAGGATAAAGGGGAGCGTTCCGTTACACTGAAACCTGAAGGAACTGCCGGCGCTGTACGCTGTTTTCTTGAAAGCAATCTTTATGCAGAAGCGCTTCCCTGCAAGATGTATTACCTGAACGCCCCGATCTTCCGGTATGAAAACCCGCAGAGCGGACGTCTGAGAGAACACCATCAGTTTGGCCTGGAATGTTTCGGTGCGAAGGAGCCGACCGCTGATGCAGAATTGATCCTGCTGGCGTACCACCTTCTTCAGGATCTCGGTATTTCCAATCTGAGCGTCAACATCAACAGTATCGGCTGTCCCAACTGCAGGCCCGAATATCACCGTGTCCTCAAGGAATATCTTCAAAGCCGGAAGGACTGCCTCTGTGATACCTGCCGCGGACGTATGGACCGAAATCCCCTCCGGATTCTCGACTGCAAGGAAAAAAAGTGCCAGGAAATCACAAAGGATGCTCCCAGTATGCTGGACATGCTGTGTGATGACTGCAGGGTCCATTTTGAAGAATTGCAGAAATGCCTGAGTGAAGCCGATATTCCATACCGTATCAACAGCCGGATTGTCCGGGGCCTGGACTACTATACCAAGACGGTATTTGAACTGATCACCTCCACACCGGACGGTAATCTGACCGTCTGCGGCGGCGGCCGGTATGACAACCTTGTTTCCCAGATCGGCGGGCCCGATCTGCCGGCTGTCGGCTTCGGGATGGGGATCGAACGGGTCCTGATGCTGATGGATTCTGAAGGGATTTCGATTCCAGAACCTGAACGGTACGATCTGTTTGTCACTTATATGGGTAACAACCGGATGAAAGCATTCAGCCTCGTCCAGAAACTCCGTCGTGACGGATTCAAGGCAGATATGGACCACTGCGGGCGCAGCCTGAAAGCGCAGTTTAAATTTGCCAACAAGACCGGTACAAAATGGACCGGTGTAATCGGCGACGATGAAGCTGCTTCAGATTCCGTAAAACTGAAAAATATGTCAACCGGAGAAGAAACCACTGTTCCAGCCGCCCAGGCAGAGATTATTCTCCGCCAGAATAAATAA
- the aspS gene encoding aspartate--tRNA ligase — protein sequence MQNRTHTCNELRITDIGKTVQLSGWMENIREVGGSLAFIVLRDFYGSTQLVAETEDILNIFRSLNKESVVSVTGTVRERDSKNSRMDTGDIEVVPTHVEVLGKCRYNALPFQISRSREADESLRLKYRYLDLRNPDVKKNIVMRCNVVSALRQAMNAEGFLEITTPILTASSPEGARDYLVPARKHPGMFYALPQAPQQFKQLLMTSGFDRYFQIAPCFRDEDARGDRSPGEFYQLDMEMSFASQEDVFGVMERVLPPVFSRFGKYHTASSAPFRRIPYLEAMETYGSDKPDLRIDLTVRDVTALIGDCGFEPFAGNTVKAVPVSGFSCTRKQIEKFCADVEVVSGNKTYWFRLDETGELSGGIAKFLQARKDEIIRTLSLQPNTFVALSSGSLRDAQKTAGVIVKKLGELCPDHMDKERYEFCWIVDFPMYEISEESGELEFCHNPFSMPNGGLDVLNKAASGEIDPLSITAFQYDLVCNGVELSSGAVRNHDPEIMIKAFELVRLGEEDVKAKFPAMYNAFCYGAPPHAGIAPGVDRMVMLLAGEDSIREVIPFPMNKNAQDIMMGAPGKVEQKQLDELHISIVKDDEPAE from the coding sequence ATGCAGAACAGAACCCATACATGCAATGAATTACGAATTACAGATATCGGTAAAACCGTTCAGCTGAGCGGCTGGATGGAAAACATACGGGAAGTCGGGGGAAGCCTGGCTTTCATTGTCCTGCGCGATTTTTACGGTTCCACCCAGCTTGTAGCGGAAACTGAAGATATCCTGAATATTTTCAGAAGCCTCAACAAGGAAAGCGTTGTTTCCGTTACCGGCACCGTACGCGAGCGCGACAGCAAAAACAGCCGTATGGATACGGGTGATATAGAAGTGGTTCCCACTCATGTCGAAGTGCTAGGAAAATGCCGTTACAATGCGCTTCCGTTCCAGATCAGCCGCAGCCGCGAAGCTGATGAAAGCCTGCGGCTGAAATACCGTTACCTGGACCTGCGCAATCCTGATGTCAAAAAGAATATTGTGATGCGCTGCAACGTGGTATCCGCACTTCGGCAAGCCATGAATGCAGAAGGGTTCCTGGAAATCACGACACCGATCCTGACAGCTTCCTCACCTGAAGGAGCCCGTGACTACCTGGTTCCTGCCAGAAAGCATCCCGGTATGTTTTATGCTCTTCCGCAGGCACCCCAGCAGTTTAAGCAGCTGCTGATGACCAGCGGTTTCGACCGCTATTTCCAGATCGCTCCCTGCTTCCGCGATGAAGACGCCCGGGGGGACCGAAGCCCCGGTGAATTCTATCAGCTTGACATGGAAATGTCATTCGCATCCCAGGAAGACGTGTTCGGTGTGATGGAACGTGTGCTCCCGCCTGTTTTTTCCAGATTCGGAAAATACCACACAGCTTCCTCGGCTCCATTCAGAAGGATACCTTATCTGGAGGCAATGGAAACCTACGGATCTGATAAACCCGACCTTCGGATTGATCTTACCGTACGCGATGTAACCGCCCTGATCGGAGACTGCGGTTTTGAACCTTTTGCCGGCAATACCGTCAAAGCCGTTCCCGTTTCCGGTTTTTCCTGCACTCGGAAGCAGATTGAAAAATTCTGCGCTGATGTTGAGGTTGTAAGCGGAAACAAGACATACTGGTTCAGGCTCGATGAAACCGGTGAGCTTTCAGGCGGAATTGCAAAGTTCCTCCAGGCCCGTAAGGATGAAATTATCCGGACACTGTCTCTTCAGCCCAACACATTTGTCGCTCTTTCTTCCGGTTCCCTGCGGGATGCCCAGAAAACCGCCGGCGTCATCGTGAAAAAGCTCGGTGAGCTCTGCCCGGATCACATGGACAAGGAACGGTATGAATTCTGCTGGATCGTCGATTTCCCGATGTATGAGATCAGTGAGGAAAGCGGAGAACTGGAATTCTGCCATAATCCTTTCTCGATGCCGAACGGCGGACTGGATGTACTTAATAAAGCGGCTTCCGGTGAGATTGATCCTCTGTCCATCACTGCTTTCCAGTATGACCTTGTCTGCAACGGTGTTGAACTTTCTTCCGGCGCCGTCCGGAATCATGATCCGGAAATTATGATCAAGGCATTCGAACTCGTCCGCCTTGGGGAAGAAGACGTAAAAGCCAAATTCCCGGCTATGTATAACGCCTTCTGTTACGGTGCACCGCCGCATGCCGGTATTGCTCCCGGCGTGGACCGGATGGTGATGCTGCTTGCCGGCGAGGATTCCATCCGTGAAGTGATTCCGTTCCCGATGAATAAAAATGCCCAGGATATCATGATGGGTGCTCCCGGAAAAGTTGAACAGAAACAACTGGACGAACTTCATATATCGATTGTGAAGGATGACGAACCCGCTGAATGA
- a CDS encoding Asp23/Gls24 family envelope stress response protein encodes MAAKKNPNNTLPQTVDTDSAPSSTITYANEVVAIIAGLAANEVEGIAGMCNANGSILGKNRNVTRGVKVEIGTEEAAVDLYVVVEYGVPIQRAAMDAQESVRKAIESMTGLHVVRVDVHVQSVSFEKENKALQAGAASAALEAGDETESIRTPVSDPVPEAPQNVPDPIPEPVQVPETAAEAPAEAPGPKADSPSARKKSSKSRKTASPASESRAEEKNETAGETEENGQGG; translated from the coding sequence ATGGCAGCTAAAAAGAATCCGAATAACACATTGCCTCAGACCGTTGATACGGATTCCGCCCCTTCCTCGACAATTACATATGCAAATGAGGTCGTTGCCATTATTGCCGGTCTGGCCGCCAATGAAGTGGAAGGAATTGCCGGAATGTGCAATGCGAACGGGAGCATCCTGGGGAAAAACCGGAATGTCACCCGTGGGGTCAAAGTGGAAATCGGAACTGAAGAAGCCGCGGTGGACCTCTATGTAGTCGTTGAATACGGTGTTCCGATCCAGCGCGCTGCAATGGATGCGCAGGAAAGCGTCCGGAAAGCAATTGAAAGCATGACCGGTCTGCATGTTGTCCGTGTGGACGTCCATGTGCAGAGCGTCAGTTTTGAGAAGGAAAACAAAGCCCTTCAGGCCGGCGCAGCCAGCGCCGCCCTGGAAGCCGGAGATGAAACAGAAAGTATCCGCACCCCCGTTTCCGATCCTGTTCCCGAGGCGCCTCAGAATGTTCCGGATCCGATTCCCGAACCTGTTCAAGTTCCCGAAACAGCTGCTGAAGCCCCTGCGGAGGCTCCGGGTCCAAAGGCCGATTCTCCAAGCGCCAGAAAGAAATCATCCAAGAGCCGTAAAACTGCTTCTCCCGCCAGTGAATCCCGTGCAGAGGAGAAAAATGAGACTGCCGGCGAAACCGAAGAAAACGGACAGGGGGGTTAA
- the amaP gene encoding alkaline shock response membrane anchor protein AmaP — protein MKIRVLDRILVAVAGIVLLALCAALVAQVFFQADVVRFISDQVNLNSRLFRIIAACIAGVLLLIGIYCFLMLFRHRSKRDKFILQKMESGDLAISLKALETMVSKCMEQHPEIQTEGIRLENQRDGLIIKIRGKVAGGISIPLTIDTLQKQIKQYVTACSGVEVKGIRVQIESSGEEAQDAPFAIDPPAAIPLLRSSEKKEEIPEELPASDNPKESSVPETAIPEEPAAVPPSKSAAEAAMEEAESRMKEYEMENEDDRPIHQRIFSTPEEPCIMPLPPEDLIEPSGSAADETDHASDILPEKKTEDAQMISPEEAIPSGIEDQPDTKE, from the coding sequence ATGAAAATTCGTGTTTTGGACCGGATTCTGGTAGCGGTTGCCGGAATTGTCCTGCTGGCACTCTGCGCCGCCCTGGTCGCACAGGTTTTCTTTCAGGCAGATGTTGTCCGCTTTATCAGTGACCAGGTCAATCTGAATTCCCGGCTTTTCCGGATTATTGCCGCATGTATCGCCGGAGTTCTCCTGCTGATCGGAATATACTGTTTCCTGATGCTTTTCCGCCACCGCAGCAAGCGGGATAAGTTTATCCTGCAGAAAATGGAAAGCGGCGATCTCGCCATTTCCCTGAAAGCGCTTGAAACCATGGTCTCCAAATGCATGGAGCAGCATCCTGAGATTCAGACCGAAGGAATCCGCCTTGAAAACCAGCGGGACGGACTGATCATAAAAATCCGCGGCAAGGTTGCCGGTGGGATCAGTATCCCCCTGACCATCGATACACTCCAGAAGCAGATCAAGCAATATGTAACTGCCTGCAGCGGAGTGGAAGTAAAAGGAATCCGGGTACAGATTGAGTCCTCGGGTGAAGAAGCACAGGATGCACCTTTTGCGATTGACCCGCCTGCTGCCATTCCGCTGCTTCGCAGCTCCGAAAAGAAAGAAGAAATTCCGGAAGAATTACCCGCTTCAGATAATCCGAAAGAATCTTCCGTCCCCGAAACAGCCATTCCGGAAGAACCGGCTGCTGTTCCTCCATCGAAATCTGCTGCAGAAGCGGCCATGGAGGAAGCAGAAAGCCGGATGAAGGAATACGAAATGGAAAACGAGGATGACCGGCCGATCCACCAGCGCATTTTCAGCACACCGGAAGAACCCTGTATCATGCCCCTTCCTCCGGAAGACCTGATCGAGCCATCCGGCAGTGCTGCAGATGAAACCGATCATGCATCGGATATACTCCCGGAAAAGAAGACGGAAGATGCTCAGATGATTTCACCGGAAGAAGCCATTCCTTCCGGGATCGAAGATCAACCGGATACGAAAGAATAA